A window from Roseburia sp. 499 encodes these proteins:
- a CDS encoding GNAT family N-acetyltransferase produces MDTLKIIELNQNQIAEIEERLDAYDEKHITYKMEGSISIGMEKDGELIAGLDACMTAFKILYVSTVFVDEKYRRQGIGRKLIEELEKRAKVLGANMIRLDTFDWQGKDFYQSLSYEMVGSYCNEEDGFSEYFFLKRI; encoded by the coding sequence ATGGATACATTGAAAATAATAGAACTAAATCAAAATCAGATAGCGGAAATAGAAGAAAGACTGGATGCCTATGATGAAAAACATATTACATACAAAATGGAAGGAAGCATCAGCATTGGAATGGAAAAAGATGGCGAATTAATAGCAGGATTAGATGCCTGCATGACTGCGTTTAAAATTTTATATGTATCTACCGTATTTGTGGATGAAAAATATCGTCGTCAGGGAATCGGAAGAAAATTAATAGAAGAACTGGAGAAAAGAGCCAAGGTACTTGGAGCGAATATGATTCGTTTAGATACTTTTGACTGGCAGGGAAAAGATTTTTACCAAAGTCTTTCCTATGAAATGGTGGGAAGTTATTGTAATGAAGAAGATGGATTTTCGGAATATTTTTTCTTGAAGAGAATATAA
- a CDS encoding GNAT family N-acetyltransferase, producing the protein MYRTRCRRKNQGGARRLINQALYYGKCHGATRGFLAADEQNAGAIHLYESIGFEASEEESQIDMRKCGNREEK; encoded by the coding sequence ATTTATAGAACGCGATGCAGAAGGAAAAATCAAGGGGGTGCCAGAAGATTAATTAATCAGGCACTTTATTATGGAAAGTGTCATGGAGCAACCAGAGGATTTCTTGCAGCAGATGAGCAGAACGCGGGAGCAATTCATTTGTATGAAAGTATTGGGTTTGAGGCAAGTGAAGAAGAAAGCCAGATTGATATGAGAAAGTGCGGTAATAGAGAGGAAAAATGA
- a CDS encoding sce7726 family protein, producing MLYDKDIREPLFDFLEETYGKIRIIEEKQMGRSRADVVMVMPSALCGIEIKSDADTYARLSRQVRDYNQYYDYNYIVAGTSHAGHIAEHVPEWWGIITVELQDGIPDFYLLREPKENPKVNWSHKMSLLWRPELAHIQELNQLPKYKEKSKSFVIEKILLKVEKEQLKEQISGELFERDYNEIEETIRKYKKDKLLKKFDR from the coding sequence ATGCTATACGATAAAGACATTCGGGAACCACTTTTTGATTTCTTAGAAGAAACCTACGGAAAAATCAGAATTATAGAAGAAAAACAGATGGGACGCTCTCGGGCAGACGTGGTGATGGTTATGCCGTCTGCTCTATGTGGTATTGAAATTAAAAGTGATGCTGACACCTATGCCCGTTTAAGCCGGCAGGTGAGAGACTACAATCAGTATTATGACTACAATTATATTGTGGCAGGGACAAGTCATGCAGGTCACATTGCAGAGCATGTACCGGAATGGTGGGGAATCATTACAGTAGAATTACAAGATGGTATACCGGACTTTTATCTTTTGCGTGAACCAAAGGAAAATCCTAAAGTGAATTGGAGTCATAAAATGAGTCTGCTGTGGAGACCGGAACTTGCTCATATACAGGAATTGAACCAATTGCCAAAATATAAGGAAAAGAGTAAGTCATTTGTGATTGAAAAGATACTTCTCAAAGTGGAAAAAGAACAGTTGAAAGAGCAGATAAGTGGAGAACTTTTCGAACGAGATTATAATGAAATCGAAGAGACCATAAGAAAATACAAAAAAGATAAGTTGTTAAAAAAGTTTGATAGGTGA
- a CDS encoding DNA topology modulation protein → MKVAIIGYSGCGKSTLAGYLSELYQIPVLYLDSVFWLPGWKGRKREESADIVKNFLDTNVSWVIDGNYSYMEYERRMEEADRIIFLSFNRFSCLFRAFRRYFKYRGTTRESMGEGCKEKMDMEFIWWILHEGRTKEKKEKFENIMRQYSEKSIVIKNQKQLTRFIKESR, encoded by the coding sequence ATGAAAGTAGCGATTATAGGCTACAGCGGCTGTGGAAAATCCACCCTTGCCGGATATTTAAGCGAGCTATATCAGATTCCGGTGCTATATTTAGACAGTGTATTTTGGTTGCCCGGCTGGAAAGGCAGAAAAAGAGAAGAGTCTGCGGATATTGTAAAAAACTTTCTTGATACCAATGTTTCATGGGTAATAGATGGAAATTATTCTTATATGGAATATGAAAGACGTATGGAAGAAGCAGACAGAATTATCTTTTTAAGTTTTAATCGTTTTTCTTGTCTTTTCCGTGCATTTCGCCGATATTTCAAATATCGGGGGACGACCAGAGAATCCATGGGAGAAGGATGTAAAGAAAAGATGGATATGGAGTTTATCTGGTGGATTCTTCATGAAGGACGCACGAAGGAGAAAAAAGAAAAGTTTGAGAATATTATGAGACAATATAGTGAAAAGAGTATTGTTATCAAAAATCAGAAACAGCTTACCAGGTTTATAAAAGAAAGCAGGTAA
- a CDS encoding DJ-1/PfpI family protein — MKKTAVLIYDQFCNFEFSVALEMFAMAEKPIVIFAKDKNPVRSEEGLRVLPDKTIDELEIEEYDSLILTGAMDIREAVEDEDIISFVKKFDGEDIIIGAISIAPVLLLKAGMLKGKCFMIGANQEDLLEEGFTMEDMSGMQGWDDNLKSPIPEGYIVSDNIITSVAYGFVKWAVAIGRKLGIEVYPESFGMEEES, encoded by the coding sequence ATGAAAAAAACAGCCGTATTAATTTATGATCAATTTTGCAACTTTGAATTTAGTGTAGCGCTGGAGATGTTTGCTATGGCAGAAAAGCCGATTGTCATATTTGCAAAAGATAAAAATCCGGTAAGAAGTGAAGAAGGTTTACGAGTACTTCCGGATAAAACAATAGACGAGTTAGAAATAGAAGAATACGATAGCCTGATACTGACAGGTGCTATGGATATCAGAGAAGCAGTAGAGGATGAGGATATCATTTCATTTGTGAAAAAATTTGATGGAGAAGATATAATAATAGGAGCAATTTCTATTGCACCGGTTCTTTTGCTGAAAGCCGGAATGCTAAAAGGAAAATGTTTTATGATTGGAGCAAATCAAGAAGATTTGCTAGAAGAAGGATTTACTATGGAGGATATGTCTGGAATGCAAGGCTGGGATGATAATTTGAAATCACCTATTCCGGAAGGCTATATTGTTTCTGATAATATCATTACATCCGTAGCATATGGATTTGTAAAATGGGCAGTGGCAATTGGAAGAAAACTCGGAATTGAGGTATATCCGGAGTCATTTGGAATGGAAGAGGAATCATGA
- a CDS encoding phosphotransferase-like protein yields the protein MLHDKDVRKPLVILLNGPSSSGKSTLAKTLQEIIEEKRNERYEIISIDDFLKMTTEDVIYEDDVFEVSSKLCEKALEVLKAGQGVIIDHVITSERIFNQLEEMFCSHRIHLIHVTCPLEILKQREKERKNRCLGSVEASYEYLFPKEGYKLTIDTHRMTMEKCSLKILQV from the coding sequence ATGCTACACGATAAAGATGTTCGGAAACCGCTTGTCATTTTGCTCAATGGTCCATCCAGTAGCGGAAAGTCTACATTAGCAAAAACATTGCAGGAAATTATAGAAGAAAAAAGAAATGAGAGATATGAGATTATTTCCATTGACGATTTCTTGAAAATGACAACCGAAGATGTAATATATGAAGATGATGTATTTGAAGTATCATCAAAGCTATGTGAAAAGGCATTAGAAGTGCTTAAAGCAGGACAGGGTGTTATTATTGATCATGTGATTACCAGTGAACGAATTTTTAACCAACTGGAAGAAATGTTTTGTTCCCACCGTATTCATCTGATACATGTAACATGTCCTTTAGAGATATTAAAACAAAGAGAGAAAGAACGCAAAAACAGATGTCTGGGTTCTGTGGAGGCTTCTTATGAGTATTTATTTCCAAAAGAAGGATATAAATTAACCATTGATACGCATCGTATGACAATGGAAAAGTGTTCTTTAAAAATTCTTCAGGTATAG
- a CDS encoding cytidine deaminase family protein: MDNKWKELYDLAKKATNPKDISDTISVGSVGAAVLSKSGNIFTGICIDTSSSLGMCAERNAISTMFSNGEFEIDRICSVYLDGTIMPPCGACREFMMQTGINAKNIEVLVSEDKVMLLGDLLPEYPY; encoded by the coding sequence ATGGATAATAAATGGAAAGAATTATATGATTTAGCAAAGAAAGCAACGAATCCTAAAGATATATCAGATACTATATCGGTCGGAAGCGTCGGTGCGGCAGTATTAAGCAAAAGTGGAAATATTTTTACAGGTATTTGTATAGATACAAGTAGTTCTCTTGGGATGTGTGCAGAGAGAAATGCAATATCAACAATGTTTTCAAATGGAGAATTTGAAATTGACAGGATTTGTTCCGTTTATTTAGATGGGACAATTATGCCTCCTTGTGGAGCTTGCCGAGAGTTTATGATGCAAACAGGAATCAACGCAAAGAACATAGAAGTTCTTGTTAGTGAGGATAAAGTTATGTTGTTGGGAGACTTATTACCTGAATATCCTTACTAA
- a CDS encoding GNAT family N-acetyltransferase — MGAEIKKIRIYEGETKQMNYLLMNESDVEEIAKLYMDYYNNNEDGCWKYEKACKRIHQMVTIEDSLCLIQKDDESNTTGFVIGYFKEYDDISIYYLEEIVIFAGYQNKGYGKQLLNEIEKRVLEYGAKHIELTSVNDEHHMHFYKGFGMYAATNLKIMGKHYE; from the coding sequence ATGGGCGCAGAGATAAAGAAAATTAGAATTTATGAAGGAGAGACGAAACAAATGAATTATTTATTAATGAATGAGTCTGACGTTGAAGAAATAGCCAAGCTATATATGGACTACTACAACAATAATGAGGATGGATGTTGGAAATATGAAAAGGCATGTAAAAGAATTCATCAAATGGTTACGATAGAAGATTCACTTTGCTTAATCCAAAAAGATGACGAATCCAATACAACTGGATTTGTTATTGGATATTTTAAAGAATATGATGATATATCTATTTATTACCTTGAGGAAATTGTTATATTTGCAGGTTATCAAAACAAAGGATATGGAAAACAGTTACTTAATGAAATCGAGAAACGTGTATTGGAATATGGAGCCAAACATATCGAACTAACTAGTGTTAATGATGAACACCATATGCATTTTTATAAGGGATTTGGGATGTATGCAGCTACCAATCTAAAGATTATGGGAAAACACTATGAATGA
- a CDS encoding GNAT family N-acetyltransferase: MNIEKVTGEKKQYLDLLLLADEQEDMIDKYLERGEMFVLDDHGVKAECVITKESEGVYELKNIAVLPNYQRKGYGKYLIEFLVKHFSDCNVLFVGTGDCPSTLSFYHNCGFTESHRVKNFFVDNYDHLMFEDGIQLVDMVYLKRVC, translated from the coding sequence ATGAATATAGAAAAAGTAACGGGTGAAAAAAAACAATATTTGGATTTATTGTTATTGGCAGATGAACAAGAGGATATGATTGATAAATATCTTGAGCGTGGTGAAATGTTTGTTTTAGATGACCATGGTGTAAAGGCGGAATGTGTTATTACAAAAGAATCTGAAGGAGTTTATGAACTTAAAAACATTGCTGTATTACCGAATTATCAGCGTAAGGGTTATGGAAAATATTTGATAGAATTTCTTGTTAAGCATTTTTCAGATTGCAATGTGTTGTTTGTAGGAACAGGAGATTGTCCTTCAACCCTTTCTTTTTATCATAACTGTGGCTTTACAGAATCACATAGAGTAAAAAATTTTTTTGTAGATAACTATGATCATCTAATGTTCGAGGATGGTATACAATTGGTTGATATGGTTTATTTGAAAAGAGTATGCTAA
- a CDS encoding transposase: MPRKQHTKQFKLDAVNYRKEHPDLTQAECAKNLGIGVSTLARWEAQYRDSDGDIPVRGSGNYASDEEKEIARLKRELRDAQDALDVLKKAISILGKD, from the coding sequence ATGCCAAGAAAACAACACACTAAGCAGTTCAAGTTGGATGCTGTCAACTATCGTAAGGAACACCCTGATCTCACTCAGGCTGAATGTGCCAAGAATCTCGGAATAGGTGTTAGCACCTTAGCCAGGTGGGAAGCTCAATATAGAGACTCTGATGGCGACATCCCAGTTAGAGGATCCGGAAACTATGCCTCTGACGAAGAAAAGGAAATCGCTCGTCTGAAACGGGAGCTTCGTGATGCTCAGGATGCGCTCGATGTGTTAAAAAAAGCCATCAGCATTCTGGGCAAAGACTGA
- a CDS encoding IS3 family transposase — MYTEVSAKVEASKVTKRRVSTSGMLKFLGVSRSGYRAFLNRKLSPTRQRKESVKKEIQKIYDDSKQNYGAPKITQELRKSGETIAERTVGKYMREMGIKAQWVKPWTTTTRDSDFSSELHNILNEQFNPERPNAVWCTDITYIWTQDGFVYLNCVMDLFARKIIAWTLSDTMEVSSVIETINKAKAVRNTDLPLIIHSDRGSQYVSNAWREATENMQRSYSHKGYPYDNACIESFHSLIKREWLNRFHIRNYKHAYSLVFEYIETFYNTVRIHSHCDYVSPDEFEKLYERAKLLPAA, encoded by the coding sequence ATCTATACAGAAGTTTCTGCAAAGGTAGAGGCATCTAAAGTTACTAAACGCCGCGTCTCTACTTCTGGAATGCTGAAATTTTTAGGCGTGTCTCGTTCTGGATACAGAGCCTTTCTAAACCGTAAGCTCTCTCCTACTCGACAGCGAAAAGAATCTGTCAAAAAGGAAATCCAGAAAATCTATGATGATTCTAAACAGAATTACGGCGCTCCTAAAATAACACAGGAACTTCGCAAATCTGGCGAAACCATTGCAGAGCGTACTGTAGGTAAATATATGCGCGAAATGGGTATAAAAGCTCAATGGGTCAAGCCTTGGACCACTACTACCAGAGACTCTGATTTTAGCAGTGAACTCCATAACATCCTGAATGAGCAGTTCAACCCTGAACGTCCTAACGCTGTCTGGTGCACCGATATCACTTATATCTGGACACAGGATGGATTTGTCTATCTTAATTGCGTTATGGACTTATTTGCCAGAAAGATTATTGCATGGACGCTCTCTGACACTATGGAAGTATCTTCCGTAATTGAAACAATCAATAAAGCAAAGGCTGTTCGAAATACCGATTTGCCTTTGATTATACATTCAGACCGTGGCAGCCAGTATGTTTCTAACGCATGGCGTGAAGCCACAGAAAATATGCAGCGTAGTTATTCTCACAAGGGCTACCCTTATGACAATGCCTGCATTGAATCCTTCCATTCCCTGATTAAAAGAGAATGGCTTAACAGATTTCATATTCGAAACTACAAGCATGCTTATTCGCTTGTCTTTGAATACATTGAAACCTTTTATAACACCGTCAGAATACATAGTCACTGTGACTATGTGTCTCCTGATGAATTTGAAAAACTGTATGAGAGGGCGAAATTACTGCCGGCAGCTTAG